In the Sulfurivermis fontis genome, CGGGCAACCTGCTGGAGGACAATACCGTCGAGGCCAACACCACCGGCATCGTGCTGGTCTACTCCGACGACAACACCATCCGCCGCAACCGCCTGCGCCACCTGCGCAGCGCCTCCGGCTCCGCGCTGGCGGTCAAGGAAAGCTCCGGCATCCTGATCGAGGACAACGACATCCTGCACTGCGCCATCGGCATCCTCGCCAACTCGCCGATCCATCCCGAGAACACGCTGGAGCTGAAGGGCAACCGCTTCACCTACAACGACGTCGCCATGTATTTCTACGGCGAGAAGGGCGGCCACACCATCCAGGGCAACCGTTTCGAGCAGAACCTGCAGGACATCGCCGTCACCGCCGCCACCAGTGCCCGCGACAATCACTGGAGCAAGAACTACTGGGACAGGTACGAAGGCTTCGATCGTGACGGCGACGGCATCGGCGATCAGCCGCACGAAATCCATCTCTATTCCGATCGCCTCTGGATGGACCGTCCCATGACCCGCTTCTTCCGCGGCGCGCCGCTGCTCGAACTCATCGACTTCATCGAACAGCTCGCCCCCTTCAGCGAACCCCCGCTGGTGCTGCGCGACCCGACGCCGCGCGTGCGCTGACGCTCCGGTGGATCAGCGCAACAACGGTTCCAGCACCGGCCACACCGTATCGAGCAGCAGCGGCTGCGCCGCCGCGTTGGGATGCAGCTGATCGGCCTGGATCAGCGCCGGGTCGAGGGCGACCTTTTCCATCAGGAACGGCACGAAGGGCAGACGGTGGCGTGCGGCCAGCTCCTGGTAGACAGCCGCAAAACGCTCGGTATACACACGGCCATAGTTGGGCGGGATCTGCATGCCGATGAGCACCACCTTGATCCCGCGCGCCTGGGCCCGCATCACCATCGCATCGAGGTTGTCGCGCATGGCCTTGAGCGATAGCCCGCGCAGGCCGTCATTGGCCCCCAGCTCCAGCAGCAACCAATCGGGCCGGTGCTGGTCCAACACCGCGTCGAGGCGGGCCAGCCCGCCCGCCGTGGTGTCGCCGCTGATGCTGGCATTCACCACGGTATGCTCCAGACCGCGCTGCTCCAGACGCTGCTGCAACAGCGCCACCCAGCCCTCACCGGCCGTGAGGCCATAACCGGCACTGAGGCTGTCGCCCAGCACCAGCACTGTCCCGGCCTGGGCATGACAGGCGACAATGAACAACAGGATTGCCAACAGGAAATTTCGCATCGTGGAATCGATTGTCACTGCCGAACAGGTCGGCAAGCAAGTGGAGGTGGCGGGCGGCACGCTCACCATTCTGCAGGACGTGAGCTTTCGCGTCGGCGCCGGCGAGAGCCTGGCCATCGTCGGCGTGTCCGGCTCGGGCAAGTCCACCCTGCTCGGCCTGCTCGCCGGTCTCGACCTGCCGAGCAGCGGCCGCATCCGGCTGGCCGGCGAAGAACTCAACGCGCTGGACGAGGACGGCCGCGCCCGCCTGCGCGGCCAAAAGGTCGGCTTCGTGTTCCAGACCTTCCAGCTGCTGCCCGGCCTCACCGCGCTGGAGAACGTCATGCTGCCGCTGGAGCTGGCCGGCAACGGCGGCGCGGCCAGCCAGGCCGGCACGCTGCTGGAACGTGTCGGCCTGGGCCAGCGCCTCGACCACTATCCGAGGCAGTTGTCCGGCGGCGAGCAGCAGCGCGTCGCCATCGCCCGCGCCTTCGCCGGCGATCCGGCGCTGCTGTTCGCCGACGAGCCCACCGGCAATCTGGATGCCGCCACCGGGGCGCGCATCATCGACCTGCTGTTCGACCTCAACGCCGAGCGCGGCACCACCCTGATCCTGGTCACCCACGACGACAAGCTGGCCGCCCGCTGTGGCCGCCGCCTGCACCTCGATGCCGGCCGCGTGGTGGCCGATGAGCGCAGGGATTAACGTCATGCTGCACCGACTCAAGCTGGCCTGGCGTCTGCTGCTGCGCGACTGGCGCGCCGGCGAGCTGCGCATCCTGTTCGCCGCCCTGGTGATCGCCGTGGGTGCCACCTCGGCCATCGGCTTCTTCACCGATCGCCTGCAACGGGCCATGGGCAGCCAGTCGGCGGAACTGCTCGGCGCCGATCTGATCCTGCGCGCGCCGCGGCCGGTGAGCGCAGACTGGCTGAGGCGGGCGGAACAGCTGGGACTGCGTCACGGCGAAACGCTGGAGTTTCCCAGCATGGTGCTGCACGGCGACGAAATGCGCCTCGCCGGCATCAAGGCGGTACAGGACGGCTATCCGCTGCGCGGCAGCCTGCGCATCAGCGACGAGCCCTACGGCGCGGAGCGCGACAGCCGCAGCATCCCGCCCCCCGGCGAGGCCTGGGCGGAGGCGCGCCTGCTGCCGCTGCTCGGCATGGCGGTGGGCGAGACCCTCGCCCTCGGCGACATCGAGCTGAAGGTGACGCAGATCGTCGCCTTCGAACCGGGCGCCGGCGGCAACTTCGCCGCCCTGGCGCCGCGCCTGCTGGTCAACCGCGCCGACGTCGAGCGCGCCGGCATCCTCGGCCCCGGCAGCCGCCTCAGCCGCAACTACCTGTTCGCCGGCGAGCTGGCCGCGCTGGAACGTTACAAGCGCTGGCTCACGCCGCAGCTGGAACCCAGCCATCGCCTGGTGGACGTGCGCGAGGACCGCCCCACGGTGGGCGCGGCGCTGGAACGCGCCGAGCGTTATCTCGGTCTCGCCAGCCTCACCGCCGTGCTGCTCGCCGGCGTCGCCATCGCCATGGGCGCGCGCCGCTACAGCGAGCGCCACTTCGACGTCAGCGCCATGCTGCGCTGCCTCGGCGCCAGCCAGCGCGACCTCCTCGCCCTCTACCTGCCGCAACTGCTCCTGCTCGGCCTCATCGCCAGCGGCCTCGGCGTCGC is a window encoding:
- the nosD gene encoding nitrous oxide reductase family maturation protein NosD — its product is MMKRFWRMAGVLAGLLSAAPGHCLPPLQMFVDVTPPGGVLRPPPGTYAGPVVIRRPITLEGEGRITIDGGGHGTVLSVITDGATVRGLRLTNSGEAHDSVDAGILVEGNNNRVEDNTIDDSLFGIHLRQARDNTLRHNRISSKPFDVNMRGDGIRLWYSSGNLIEGNTLRNVRDIFLINSPDNRLIGNDTRHSGVGIQLVYAPGNLLEDNTVEANTTGIVLVYSDDNTIRRNRLRHLRSASGSALAVKESSGILIEDNDILHCAIGILANSPIHPENTLELKGNRFTYNDVAMYFYGEKGGHTIQGNRFEQNLQDIAVTAATSARDNHWSKNYWDRYEGFDRDGDGIGDQPHEIHLYSDRLWMDRPMTRFFRGAPLLELIDFIEQLAPFSEPPLVLRDPTPRVR
- a CDS encoding arylesterase, producing the protein MRNFLLAILLFIVACHAQAGTVLVLGDSLSAGYGLTAGEGWVALLQQRLEQRGLEHTVVNASISGDTTAGGLARLDAVLDQHRPDWLLLELGANDGLRGLSLKAMRDNLDAMVMRAQARGIKVVLIGMQIPPNYGRVYTERFAAVYQELAARHRLPFVPFLMEKVALDPALIQADQLHPNAAAQPLLLDTVWPVLEPLLR
- a CDS encoding ATP-binding cassette domain-containing protein; the protein is MNNRIANRKFRIVESIVTAEQVGKQVEVAGGTLTILQDVSFRVGAGESLAIVGVSGSGKSTLLGLLAGLDLPSSGRIRLAGEELNALDEDGRARLRGQKVGFVFQTFQLLPGLTALENVMLPLELAGNGGAASQAGTLLERVGLGQRLDHYPRQLSGGEQQRVAIARAFAGDPALLFADEPTGNLDAATGARIIDLLFDLNAERGTTLILVTHDDKLAARCGRRLHLDAGRVVADERRD